Proteins from a genomic interval of Pseudomonadota bacterium:
- a CDS encoding carboxymuconolactone decarboxylase family protein, with amino-acid sequence MKRYLQPDLISDYPWYVRLILRLQKKKYGAPLDPSLIWGKAPRLLLAFSSFNAILNRKRSPLSPELRVLLSLLVAQKNHCQFCIDLNLLLSIKRHVCDKKVNALANYQESPHFSDKERLALEYTESICNKQNSLSHQLLPKLQEMFPENAVVELTTLVLVQNMSCMFNNTLQIPAQGLCQRLTPPK; translated from the coding sequence GTGAAACGATATCTTCAACCCGACCTCATTTCTGATTACCCCTGGTATGTGCGCCTAATCTTGAGGTTGCAAAAAAAGAAATATGGTGCTCCTCTGGATCCCAGTCTCATCTGGGGCAAGGCCCCGCGTCTGTTGCTTGCTTTTAGCAGTTTTAATGCAATTCTCAATCGCAAACGCTCACCGCTCTCTCCAGAGCTTCGGGTTTTGCTCTCTTTGCTGGTAGCCCAAAAAAATCATTGTCAATTCTGTATTGATCTGAATCTCTTACTCTCCATAAAACGCCATGTCTGTGATAAAAAAGTGAATGCTTTAGCAAACTATCAAGAAAGTCCACATTTCAGTGACAAGGAACGACTGGCGCTTGAATATACTGAATCCATTTGCAACAAACAAAATAGTCTCTCACACCAGCTCTTGCCAAAATTGCAAGAGATGTTTCCAGAAAACGCTGTTGTTGAATTAACGACTTTGGTCCTGGTCCAAAACATGTCTTGTATGTTCAACAATACACTACAAATCCCCGCCCAGGGCTTGTGTCAGCGGCTAACGCCGCCCAAATAG
- a CDS encoding SLC13 family permease: protein MAFFTFDQVIILSVLLGTLGMFVWGKIRYDLVALSALLIACSSGVIPFERAFLGFSHPAVIMTACILILTNALGQSGSLDLIISHLHAFRNQPILQLFVLVLGVAFCSAFMNNIGALSLILPIAIQYAHQTKISPTFLLMPLSFASLLGGLATLIGTPPNIIIANYRAEAEGQSFSMFDFAYVGGIIGLLGIFFITLIGWRLLPKRRTSLEAGEMFHIREYITEISIHSTSPLIGKTLFEFSERIPGEISVLTLFRGNNRILCPSHTTIIQEDDILVLEVEPTALKKLFDSQAIHLLPGKPEKIEGMLGLDVKMIEAIIPPGSPLIDTSCKSFYKRFKSILLAISRKGQFYIERMSSLRFEEGDILLLQGTRKGLQDSLNSTGCLPLAGRELQPVRGQITYWPLGVFACAILLSSLNILPPSIAFLSAVVILILLQKIKFKAAFESIDFSILILIGSMFPLGEALSMTGTTSMIVNTLLIQPNFPNYILITLLLVICMLLSDVINNAATALLMAPIAVELARNLGASVDPFLITVAVGSSCTFLTPIGHPSNMLVMGPGGYQFKDYWRIGLPLDIIIVIAAVPLILYVWPLYG, encoded by the coding sequence ATGGCATTTTTTACCTTCGACCAAGTTATCATCTTGAGTGTGCTCCTGGGTACCCTTGGGATGTTTGTGTGGGGAAAAATCCGCTATGACCTTGTAGCGCTTTCAGCATTGCTCATCGCGTGTTCTAGTGGTGTCATTCCTTTTGAAAGAGCATTTCTTGGTTTTAGCCATCCAGCCGTTATCATGACCGCTTGTATTTTAATCCTGACAAATGCGCTCGGCCAATCGGGAAGCCTTGATTTAATTATCTCGCACCTCCATGCCTTTCGAAATCAACCGATCCTACAACTCTTTGTACTGGTTCTAGGTGTTGCCTTTTGTTCTGCATTTATGAATAATATTGGCGCTCTCTCCCTCATTCTACCCATTGCTATACAATATGCCCACCAAACCAAAATTTCTCCCACGTTTCTTCTCATGCCACTGTCTTTTGCTTCTCTGTTAGGGGGACTGGCAACTCTTATCGGTACTCCTCCTAATATTATTATCGCCAATTATCGTGCTGAAGCTGAAGGGCAGTCCTTTTCAATGTTTGATTTTGCCTACGTCGGGGGCATCATAGGACTCTTAGGCATTTTCTTTATCACCCTAATTGGCTGGAGATTACTGCCAAAGCGTCGTACCTCCCTTGAGGCTGGTGAAATGTTTCATATACGTGAGTACATTACTGAAATTAGTATTCACTCGACATCCCCACTTATTGGCAAGACGTTGTTTGAATTTTCCGAGAGAATCCCTGGAGAAATATCAGTCTTAACCTTATTTCGTGGAAACAATCGGATTCTTTGCCCCTCACACACGACAATCATCCAGGAGGATGATATTTTAGTTTTGGAAGTCGAACCTACTGCATTGAAAAAGCTATTTGATAGCCAAGCCATCCACCTATTACCGGGAAAACCTGAGAAAATTGAAGGGATGCTTGGGCTGGATGTAAAAATGATTGAAGCCATTATCCCGCCTGGCTCTCCACTTATCGACACTTCTTGCAAAAGTTTTTACAAGCGCTTCAAATCAATCCTCCTTGCAATTTCTCGCAAAGGACAATTTTACATCGAGCGAATGAGCAGCCTGCGTTTTGAAGAAGGTGATATCCTTTTGTTACAAGGAACACGAAAAGGTTTGCAAGATTCCCTCAACAGTACAGGCTGCCTGCCGCTTGCAGGACGAGAATTACAACCTGTGCGCGGTCAGATCACCTACTGGCCCTTAGGGGTGTTTGCCTGTGCTATCCTTTTAAGCTCTCTGAATATACTTCCCCCTTCCATCGCTTTTCTCAGTGCTGTCGTCATCTTAATTCTTCTACAAAAAATAAAATTCAAAGCAGCCTTTGAATCGATCGACTTTTCTATTCTGATCCTGATTGGCAGCATGTTTCCTTTAGGTGAAGCGTTGAGCATGACCGGTACAACCAGCATGATTGTTAACACACTACTCATCCAACCTAATTTTCCTAACTATATCCTCATCACCCTATTGCTGGTCATTTGCATGTTGCTTTCAGATGTAATCAACAATGCGGCAACAGCCCTTCTCATGGCTCCAATTGCCGTAGAACTGGCCCGCAACCTTGGAGCATCCGTGGATCCATTTCTGATCACTGTGGCGGTTGGAAGCTCTTGTACATTCCTAACGCCCATTGGACATCCGTCAAATATGCTGGTCATGGGGCCTGGAGGATATCAATTTAAAGATTACTGGCGCATTGGCCTGCCTTTGGATATCATCATCGTTATCGCTGCTGTTCCTCTGATCTTATATGTTTGGCCACTTTATGGATAA
- a CDS encoding Flp family type IVb pilin, which translates to MITNLTKFLREENGATAIEYGLIAALISVVIIAAITLVGNGLQTTFDTVATNL; encoded by the coding sequence ATGATTACTAATCTTACAAAATTTCTTCGTGAAGAAAATGGAGCAACTGCCATTGAATATGGTTTAATCGCCGCTTTGATTTCAGTTGTGATTATTGCAGCTATTACCCTTGTTGGAAACGGTTTGCAGACAACATTTGATACTGTTGCAACCAATCTCTAG